One genomic segment of Myotis daubentonii chromosome 14, mMyoDau2.1, whole genome shotgun sequence includes these proteins:
- the MBD4 gene encoding methyl-CpG-binding domain protein 4 isoform X1 produces MESPSLGDSGAAPSVTASESPAPDRPWDLRKENVLASERVEDEKQMVISSSSECNPLLQEPIASAQCGGAEMTECHKSVPCGWERVVKQRLSGKTAGRYDVYFISPQGLKFRSKSSLANYLHKNEETSLKPEDFDFTVLSKRGVKSKYKDCSTAALTSQLQNESSISNRNLRTRSRWKKDVFPLPGGSLESQESRELSNSTAMHLLLKEGDGVTDVDSRKVRKSKGKMTTLKGVHIKKTKTGCLKSFPDPVQSKRKRESVHNKAEAESEPVAQESQLDRTLCISDSRASNKTVNVTKEETRLVKEKSLSSGSNFSFEQITSGIINKLCSTKEAEHRCENTFLESEEITKVEVGERKEPLHVDSLECGSEMDSNCSQTEKDSTSVKICQEDIIPRTQVEKRKTSLYFSSKYNKEALSPPRRKAFKKWTPPRSPFNLVQETLFHDPWKLLIATIFLNRTSGKMAIPVLWEFLEKYPSAEVARTADWRDVSELLKPIGLYELRAKTIIKFSDEYLTKQWRYPIELHGIGKYGNDSYRIFCINEWKQVHPEDHKLNKYHDWLWENHEKLSLS; encoded by the exons ATGGAGAGTCCGAGCCTGGGGGACAGTGGAGCTGCTCCCTCCGTCACCGCTAGTGAGAGCCCAGCCCCAGACCGGCCGTGGGACCTCCG CAAGGAAAATGTTCTGGCATCAGAAAGAGTAGAAGATGAAAAACAAATGGTGATAAGCAGCAGCAGTGAGTGCAATCCCTTGCTGCAAGAACCCATTGCCTCTGCTCAGTGTGGTGGTGCTGAAATGACAGAATGCCATAAGTCTGTCCCATGTGGATGGGAAAGAGTTGTGAAGCAAAGGTTATCTGGAAAAACAGCCGGAAGATATGATGTATATTTTATCAG CCCACAAGGACTAAAGTTCAGATCCAAAAGTTCACTTGCTAATTATCTTCACAAAAATGAAGAGACGTCTCTTAAACCAGAGGACTTTGATTTTACTGTACTGTCTAAAAGGGGCGTCAAGTCAAAATATAAAGACTGCAGCACGGCAGCTCTGACATCCCAACTGCAAAATGAAAGCAGCATTTCAAACCGGAACCTCAGGACAAGAAGCAGGTGGAAAAAAGATGTGTTTCCTCTGCCAGGTGGTAGTTTGGAATCCCAAGAGAGCAGGGAACTATCTAACTCCACTGCCATGCATTTGCTTTTGAAAGAAGGTGACGGTGTTACTGATGTTGACTCCAGAAAGGTTAGGAAGTCCAAAGGGAAGATGACTACTTTGAAAGGAGTTCACATTAAGAAAACTAAAACAGGGTGCCTGAAGAGTTTTCCAGATCCTGTGCAAagtaagagaaaaagagaatctGTGCATAATAAGGCAGAAGCTGAAAGTGAGCCTGTTGCACAAGAAAGTCAGCTTGATAGAACTTTATGCATTTCTGATTCCAGAGCAAGCAACAAGACCGTCAATGTGACCAAGGAAGAAACGAGACTCgtaaaagaaaaatcactgagTTCGGGATCAAATTTTAGTTTTGAACAAATAACTTCTGGCATCATAAACAAATTATGTTCGACCAAAGAAGCAGAACACAGGTGTGAGAATACCTTTTTAGAATCTGAGGAAATAACAAAAGTAGAAGTTGGGGAAAGGAAGGAACCTTTGCATGTTGACAGTTTAGAATGTGGCTCTGAAATGGACAGCAACTGCTCACAAACTGAGAAAGATTCCACTTCTGTGAAAATATGTCAAG AAGACATCATCCCACGGACACaagtagagaaaaggaaaacaagccTATATTTTTCCAGCAAATACAACAAAGAAG CTCTTAGCCCCCCACGTCGCAAAGCCTTTAAGAAGTGGACACCTCCTCGGTCACCTTTTAATCTTGTCCAGGAAACACTTTTTCACGATCCATGGAAGCTCCTCATCGCGACGATATTTCTCAATCGCACCTCAG GTAAAATGGCAATTCCTGTGCTTTGGGAGTTTCTGGAGAAGTATCCTTCAGCTGAGGTAGCAAGAACTGCAGACTGGAGAGATGTGTCAGAACTTCTTAAACCTATTGGTCTCTACGAACTTCGAGCAAAAACCATTATCAAGTTCTCAG ATGAGTATCTGACGAAGCAGTGGAGATACCCAATTGAGCTTCATGGGATTGGCAAATACGGCAATGACTCCTACCGAATTTTTTGCATCAATGAGTGGAAGCAG GTGCACCCTGAAGACCATAAGTTAAATAAATATCATGACTGGCTTTGGGAAAATCATGAAAAATTAAGTCTGTCTTAA
- the MBD4 gene encoding methyl-CpG-binding domain protein 4 isoform X4 produces MESPSLGDSGAAPSVTASESPAPDRPWDLRKENVLASERVEDEKQMVISSSSECNPLLQEPIASAQCGGAEMTECHKSVPCGWERVVKQRLSGKTAGRYDVYFISPQGLKFRSKSSLANYLHKNEETSLKPEDFDFTVLSKRGVKSKYKDCSTAALTSQLQNESSISNRNLRTRSRWKKDVFPLPGGSLESQESRELSNSTAMHLLLKEGDGVTDVDSRKVRKSKGKMTTLKGVHIKKTKTGCLKSFPDPVQSKRKRESVHNKAEAESEPVAQESQLDRTLCISDSRASNKTVNVTKEETRLVKEKSLSSGSNFSFEQITSGIINKLCSTKEAEHRCENTFLESEEITKVEVGERKEPLHVDSLECGSEMDSNCSQTEKDSTSVKICQEDIIPRTQVEKRKTSLYFSSKYNKEALSPPRRKAFKKWTPPRSPFNLVQETLFHDPWKLLIATIFLNRTSGKMAIPVLWEFLEKYPSAEVARTADWRDVSELLKPIGLYELRAKTIIKFSGAP; encoded by the exons ATGGAGAGTCCGAGCCTGGGGGACAGTGGAGCTGCTCCCTCCGTCACCGCTAGTGAGAGCCCAGCCCCAGACCGGCCGTGGGACCTCCG CAAGGAAAATGTTCTGGCATCAGAAAGAGTAGAAGATGAAAAACAAATGGTGATAAGCAGCAGCAGTGAGTGCAATCCCTTGCTGCAAGAACCCATTGCCTCTGCTCAGTGTGGTGGTGCTGAAATGACAGAATGCCATAAGTCTGTCCCATGTGGATGGGAAAGAGTTGTGAAGCAAAGGTTATCTGGAAAAACAGCCGGAAGATATGATGTATATTTTATCAG CCCACAAGGACTAAAGTTCAGATCCAAAAGTTCACTTGCTAATTATCTTCACAAAAATGAAGAGACGTCTCTTAAACCAGAGGACTTTGATTTTACTGTACTGTCTAAAAGGGGCGTCAAGTCAAAATATAAAGACTGCAGCACGGCAGCTCTGACATCCCAACTGCAAAATGAAAGCAGCATTTCAAACCGGAACCTCAGGACAAGAAGCAGGTGGAAAAAAGATGTGTTTCCTCTGCCAGGTGGTAGTTTGGAATCCCAAGAGAGCAGGGAACTATCTAACTCCACTGCCATGCATTTGCTTTTGAAAGAAGGTGACGGTGTTACTGATGTTGACTCCAGAAAGGTTAGGAAGTCCAAAGGGAAGATGACTACTTTGAAAGGAGTTCACATTAAGAAAACTAAAACAGGGTGCCTGAAGAGTTTTCCAGATCCTGTGCAAagtaagagaaaaagagaatctGTGCATAATAAGGCAGAAGCTGAAAGTGAGCCTGTTGCACAAGAAAGTCAGCTTGATAGAACTTTATGCATTTCTGATTCCAGAGCAAGCAACAAGACCGTCAATGTGACCAAGGAAGAAACGAGACTCgtaaaagaaaaatcactgagTTCGGGATCAAATTTTAGTTTTGAACAAATAACTTCTGGCATCATAAACAAATTATGTTCGACCAAAGAAGCAGAACACAGGTGTGAGAATACCTTTTTAGAATCTGAGGAAATAACAAAAGTAGAAGTTGGGGAAAGGAAGGAACCTTTGCATGTTGACAGTTTAGAATGTGGCTCTGAAATGGACAGCAACTGCTCACAAACTGAGAAAGATTCCACTTCTGTGAAAATATGTCAAG AAGACATCATCCCACGGACACaagtagagaaaaggaaaacaagccTATATTTTTCCAGCAAATACAACAAAGAAG CTCTTAGCCCCCCACGTCGCAAAGCCTTTAAGAAGTGGACACCTCCTCGGTCACCTTTTAATCTTGTCCAGGAAACACTTTTTCACGATCCATGGAAGCTCCTCATCGCGACGATATTTCTCAATCGCACCTCAG GTAAAATGGCAATTCCTGTGCTTTGGGAGTTTCTGGAGAAGTATCCTTCAGCTGAGGTAGCAAGAACTGCAGACTGGAGAGATGTGTCAGAACTTCTTAAACCTATTGGTCTCTACGAACTTCGAGCAAAAACCATTATCAAGTTCTCAG GTGCACCCTGA
- the MBD4 gene encoding methyl-CpG-binding domain protein 4 isoform X2 has protein sequence MESPSLGDSGAAPSVTASESPAPDRPWDLRQENVLASERVEDEKQMVISSSSECNPLLQEPIASAQCGGAEMTECHKSVPCGWERVVKQRLSGKTAGRYDVYFISPQGLKFRSKSSLANYLHKNEETSLKPEDFDFTVLSKRGVKSKYKDCSTAALTSQLQNESSISNRNLRTRSRWKKDVFPLPGGSLESQESRELSNSTAMHLLLKEGDGVTDVDSRKVRKSKGKMTTLKGVHIKKTKTGCLKSFPDPVQSKRKRESVHNKAEAESEPVAQESQLDRTLCISDSRASNKTVNVTKEETRLVKEKSLSSGSNFSFEQITSGIINKLCSTKEAEHRCENTFLESEEITKVEVGERKEPLHVDSLECGSEMDSNCSQTEKDSTSVKICQEDIIPRTQVEKRKTSLYFSSKYNKEALSPPRRKAFKKWTPPRSPFNLVQETLFHDPWKLLIATIFLNRTSGKMAIPVLWEFLEKYPSAEVARTADWRDVSELLKPIGLYELRAKTIIKFSDEYLTKQWRYPIELHGIGKYGNDSYRIFCINEWKQVHPEDHKLNKYHDWLWENHEKLSLS, from the exons ATGGAGAGTCCGAGCCTGGGGGACAGTGGAGCTGCTCCCTCCGTCACCGCTAGTGAGAGCCCAGCCCCAGACCGGCCGTGGGACCTCCGGCAA GAAAATGTTCTGGCATCAGAAAGAGTAGAAGATGAAAAACAAATGGTGATAAGCAGCAGCAGTGAGTGCAATCCCTTGCTGCAAGAACCCATTGCCTCTGCTCAGTGTGGTGGTGCTGAAATGACAGAATGCCATAAGTCTGTCCCATGTGGATGGGAAAGAGTTGTGAAGCAAAGGTTATCTGGAAAAACAGCCGGAAGATATGATGTATATTTTATCAG CCCACAAGGACTAAAGTTCAGATCCAAAAGTTCACTTGCTAATTATCTTCACAAAAATGAAGAGACGTCTCTTAAACCAGAGGACTTTGATTTTACTGTACTGTCTAAAAGGGGCGTCAAGTCAAAATATAAAGACTGCAGCACGGCAGCTCTGACATCCCAACTGCAAAATGAAAGCAGCATTTCAAACCGGAACCTCAGGACAAGAAGCAGGTGGAAAAAAGATGTGTTTCCTCTGCCAGGTGGTAGTTTGGAATCCCAAGAGAGCAGGGAACTATCTAACTCCACTGCCATGCATTTGCTTTTGAAAGAAGGTGACGGTGTTACTGATGTTGACTCCAGAAAGGTTAGGAAGTCCAAAGGGAAGATGACTACTTTGAAAGGAGTTCACATTAAGAAAACTAAAACAGGGTGCCTGAAGAGTTTTCCAGATCCTGTGCAAagtaagagaaaaagagaatctGTGCATAATAAGGCAGAAGCTGAAAGTGAGCCTGTTGCACAAGAAAGTCAGCTTGATAGAACTTTATGCATTTCTGATTCCAGAGCAAGCAACAAGACCGTCAATGTGACCAAGGAAGAAACGAGACTCgtaaaagaaaaatcactgagTTCGGGATCAAATTTTAGTTTTGAACAAATAACTTCTGGCATCATAAACAAATTATGTTCGACCAAAGAAGCAGAACACAGGTGTGAGAATACCTTTTTAGAATCTGAGGAAATAACAAAAGTAGAAGTTGGGGAAAGGAAGGAACCTTTGCATGTTGACAGTTTAGAATGTGGCTCTGAAATGGACAGCAACTGCTCACAAACTGAGAAAGATTCCACTTCTGTGAAAATATGTCAAG AAGACATCATCCCACGGACACaagtagagaaaaggaaaacaagccTATATTTTTCCAGCAAATACAACAAAGAAG CTCTTAGCCCCCCACGTCGCAAAGCCTTTAAGAAGTGGACACCTCCTCGGTCACCTTTTAATCTTGTCCAGGAAACACTTTTTCACGATCCATGGAAGCTCCTCATCGCGACGATATTTCTCAATCGCACCTCAG GTAAAATGGCAATTCCTGTGCTTTGGGAGTTTCTGGAGAAGTATCCTTCAGCTGAGGTAGCAAGAACTGCAGACTGGAGAGATGTGTCAGAACTTCTTAAACCTATTGGTCTCTACGAACTTCGAGCAAAAACCATTATCAAGTTCTCAG ATGAGTATCTGACGAAGCAGTGGAGATACCCAATTGAGCTTCATGGGATTGGCAAATACGGCAATGACTCCTACCGAATTTTTTGCATCAATGAGTGGAAGCAG GTGCACCCTGAAGACCATAAGTTAAATAAATATCATGACTGGCTTTGGGAAAATCATGAAAAATTAAGTCTGTCTTAA
- the MBD4 gene encoding methyl-CpG-binding domain protein 4 isoform X3 yields MVISSSSECNPLLQEPIASAQCGGAEMTECHKSVPCGWERVVKQRLSGKTAGRYDVYFISPQGLKFRSKSSLANYLHKNEETSLKPEDFDFTVLSKRGVKSKYKDCSTAALTSQLQNESSISNRNLRTRSRWKKDVFPLPGGSLESQESRELSNSTAMHLLLKEGDGVTDVDSRKVRKSKGKMTTLKGVHIKKTKTGCLKSFPDPVQSKRKRESVHNKAEAESEPVAQESQLDRTLCISDSRASNKTVNVTKEETRLVKEKSLSSGSNFSFEQITSGIINKLCSTKEAEHRCENTFLESEEITKVEVGERKEPLHVDSLECGSEMDSNCSQTEKDSTSVKICQEDIIPRTQVEKRKTSLYFSSKYNKEALSPPRRKAFKKWTPPRSPFNLVQETLFHDPWKLLIATIFLNRTSGKMAIPVLWEFLEKYPSAEVARTADWRDVSELLKPIGLYELRAKTIIKFSDEYLTKQWRYPIELHGIGKYGNDSYRIFCINEWKQVHPEDHKLNKYHDWLWENHEKLSLS; encoded by the exons ATGGTGATAAGCAGCAGCAGTGAGTGCAATCCCTTGCTGCAAGAACCCATTGCCTCTGCTCAGTGTGGTGGTGCTGAAATGACAGAATGCCATAAGTCTGTCCCATGTGGATGGGAAAGAGTTGTGAAGCAAAGGTTATCTGGAAAAACAGCCGGAAGATATGATGTATATTTTATCAG CCCACAAGGACTAAAGTTCAGATCCAAAAGTTCACTTGCTAATTATCTTCACAAAAATGAAGAGACGTCTCTTAAACCAGAGGACTTTGATTTTACTGTACTGTCTAAAAGGGGCGTCAAGTCAAAATATAAAGACTGCAGCACGGCAGCTCTGACATCCCAACTGCAAAATGAAAGCAGCATTTCAAACCGGAACCTCAGGACAAGAAGCAGGTGGAAAAAAGATGTGTTTCCTCTGCCAGGTGGTAGTTTGGAATCCCAAGAGAGCAGGGAACTATCTAACTCCACTGCCATGCATTTGCTTTTGAAAGAAGGTGACGGTGTTACTGATGTTGACTCCAGAAAGGTTAGGAAGTCCAAAGGGAAGATGACTACTTTGAAAGGAGTTCACATTAAGAAAACTAAAACAGGGTGCCTGAAGAGTTTTCCAGATCCTGTGCAAagtaagagaaaaagagaatctGTGCATAATAAGGCAGAAGCTGAAAGTGAGCCTGTTGCACAAGAAAGTCAGCTTGATAGAACTTTATGCATTTCTGATTCCAGAGCAAGCAACAAGACCGTCAATGTGACCAAGGAAGAAACGAGACTCgtaaaagaaaaatcactgagTTCGGGATCAAATTTTAGTTTTGAACAAATAACTTCTGGCATCATAAACAAATTATGTTCGACCAAAGAAGCAGAACACAGGTGTGAGAATACCTTTTTAGAATCTGAGGAAATAACAAAAGTAGAAGTTGGGGAAAGGAAGGAACCTTTGCATGTTGACAGTTTAGAATGTGGCTCTGAAATGGACAGCAACTGCTCACAAACTGAGAAAGATTCCACTTCTGTGAAAATATGTCAAG AAGACATCATCCCACGGACACaagtagagaaaaggaaaacaagccTATATTTTTCCAGCAAATACAACAAAGAAG CTCTTAGCCCCCCACGTCGCAAAGCCTTTAAGAAGTGGACACCTCCTCGGTCACCTTTTAATCTTGTCCAGGAAACACTTTTTCACGATCCATGGAAGCTCCTCATCGCGACGATATTTCTCAATCGCACCTCAG GTAAAATGGCAATTCCTGTGCTTTGGGAGTTTCTGGAGAAGTATCCTTCAGCTGAGGTAGCAAGAACTGCAGACTGGAGAGATGTGTCAGAACTTCTTAAACCTATTGGTCTCTACGAACTTCGAGCAAAAACCATTATCAAGTTCTCAG ATGAGTATCTGACGAAGCAGTGGAGATACCCAATTGAGCTTCATGGGATTGGCAAATACGGCAATGACTCCTACCGAATTTTTTGCATCAATGAGTGGAAGCAG GTGCACCCTGAAGACCATAAGTTAAATAAATATCATGACTGGCTTTGGGAAAATCATGAAAAATTAAGTCTGTCTTAA
- the MBD4 gene encoding methyl-CpG-binding domain protein 4 isoform X5 yields MMYILSEDIIPRTQVEKRKTSLYFSSKYNKEALSPPRRKAFKKWTPPRSPFNLVQETLFHDPWKLLIATIFLNRTSGKMAIPVLWEFLEKYPSAEVARTADWRDVSELLKPIGLYELRAKTIIKFSDEYLTKQWRYPIELHGIGKYGNDSYRIFCINEWKQVHPEDHKLNKYHDWLWENHEKLSLS; encoded by the exons ATGATGTATATTTTATCAG AAGACATCATCCCACGGACACaagtagagaaaaggaaaacaagccTATATTTTTCCAGCAAATACAACAAAGAAG CTCTTAGCCCCCCACGTCGCAAAGCCTTTAAGAAGTGGACACCTCCTCGGTCACCTTTTAATCTTGTCCAGGAAACACTTTTTCACGATCCATGGAAGCTCCTCATCGCGACGATATTTCTCAATCGCACCTCAG GTAAAATGGCAATTCCTGTGCTTTGGGAGTTTCTGGAGAAGTATCCTTCAGCTGAGGTAGCAAGAACTGCAGACTGGAGAGATGTGTCAGAACTTCTTAAACCTATTGGTCTCTACGAACTTCGAGCAAAAACCATTATCAAGTTCTCAG ATGAGTATCTGACGAAGCAGTGGAGATACCCAATTGAGCTTCATGGGATTGGCAAATACGGCAATGACTCCTACCGAATTTTTTGCATCAATGAGTGGAAGCAG GTGCACCCTGAAGACCATAAGTTAAATAAATATCATGACTGGCTTTGGGAAAATCATGAAAAATTAAGTCTGTCTTAA